One genomic window of Magnolia sinica isolate HGM2019 chromosome 3, MsV1, whole genome shotgun sequence includes the following:
- the LOC131241400 gene encoding uncharacterized protein LOC131241400 — protein sequence MWPPNPRSLLSQNGEVGAMGHFQQSQPAPVAPQQSLPITIDGSSITTTSHQPSAPLATGGPSSTASSQSISTKPARKQYGLVQPEPVAPKQTLPTMTDSSSSSGISHQPSAPSTTGSPSCTASSQYISMEAAGKQNGLAQPTPMAPQQTLLMMTDSSDSSSTSHQPSVSLAIGDPSGTVSLQSTSMKLARKQYGLVRENGVTRIIPSPTSICLAEVQSKEPNSSIPGPSSTILERAMRILKNKSIKIPWSSQKRAAHQRLRKIMLPLEEEDPGIGDGDFLHLRSGVIPIRPTTQRTTTLSHCDNRGEGIDGDNASRGGDVLPETNSPHHSQNMMPHPSENGGGSNGDDAFLLTARDIPTHLSHTTMPHPSSNEGGGSNGDGTILLSTGDVPKGLTTRRLSQNLVPHPSRNEGGANINGDDAFLLSIGDVSTGSTTRVFQTTMLLHSDNEGGSSNGEDTFLLSAGDVSMGPNIPHLSQTMMPHLSNSEGGGGQGDNASLYDGRDTPTEPTIPQPMQTMTLQHSDQECTNSIGSDMFYCGSTHFL from the coding sequence ATGTGGCCACCAAATCCCCGGAGCCTACTATCACAGAATGGCGAGGTGGGGGCCATGGGACACTTTCAGCAGTCGCAACCTGCACCAGTGGCTCCACAACAGAGCCTGCCGATCACGATCGATGGTTCCAGCATCACTACCACATCTCACCAACCATCTGCACCGTTGGCGACTGGCGGTCCAAGTAGCACTGCCTCATCACAATCAATATCCACGAAACCAGCCAGAAAACAATATGGATTGGTGCAACCAGAACCAGTGGCTCCAAAACAGACCCTGCCGACGATGACCGACAGTTCCAGCAGCTCCGGCATATCTCACCAACCATCTGCACCATCTACGACTGGCAGTCCGAGCTGCACCGCCTCATCACAATATATATCCATGGAAGCGGCAGGAAAACAAAATGGATTGGCGCAACCCACACCAATGGCTCCACAACAAACCCTGCTGATGATGACGGACAGTTCCGACAGCTCTAGCACATCTCACCAACCATCTGTATCATTGGCGATTGGGGATCCTAGCGGCACCGTCTCATTACAATCGACATCCATGAAACTGGCCAGAAAACAGTATGGATTGGTGAGAGAGAATGGTGTCACAAGAATCATCCCGTCGCCCACCTCCATTTGTCTTGCTGAAGTGCAGTCGAAAGAACCCAATTCAAGCATTCCCGGCCCATCATCCACGATTCTTGAACGGGCGATGAGGATTCTTAAGAACAAGAGTATCAAGATTCCCTGGAGCTCTCAGAAAAGGGCTGCCCACCAGCGTCTCCGGAAGATCATGCTGCCGCTTGAAGAAGAAGACCCAGGCATTGGAGACGGTGATTTTCTCCATCTCAGAAGTGGGGTTATTCCGATAAGGCCCACCACTCAGCGGACCACTACACTAAGCCATTGCGATAACAGAGGTGAGGGCATAGATGGTGATAATGCATCCAGAGGTGGAGATGTTCTACCGGAGACGAATTCTCCGCACCACTCGCAGAACATGATGCCACACCCTTCTGAGAATGGTGGGGGCAGCAATGGAGATGACGCATTCCTTCTCACCGCCAGAGATATTCCAACGCACCTCTCACATACCACGATGCCACACCCTTCCAGCAATGAAGGTGGGGGCAGCAATGGAGATGGCACAATCCTTCTCAGCACTGGAGATGTTCCGAAAGGGCTCACCACTCGCCGCCTTTCACAGAACCTGGTGCCACACCCTTCCAGAAATGAAGGAGGGGCCAACATTAATGGAGATGATGCATTCCTTCTTAGTATTGGAGATGTTTCGACAGGGTCCACAACTCGTGTCTTTCAGACCACGATGCTCCTCCATTCCGACAACGAAGGTGGGAGCAGCAATGGAGAAGACACATTCCTTCTTAGTGCTGGAGATGTTTCAATGGGGCCCAACATTCCGCACCTCTCGCAGACCATGATGCCGCACCTTTCTAACAGTGAAGGTGGAGGTGGGCAAGGTGACAATGCATCCCTTTATGATGGTAGAGATACGCCAACAGAGCCCACTATTCCACAGCCCATGCAGACCATGACACTGCAACATTCTGACCAAGAATGCACCAACAGCATCGGCAGCGACATGTTCTATTGTGGCAGTACACATTTTCTGTAA